The sequence CAATTGGTGTCAACAACCGCGATGATCGGAATCTTGAGCTTGCGGGCTTCGAGTACCGCGATGCGCTCTTTCTTGGGATCGACGACGAACAGGGCGTCAGGCAGACGGTGCATGTCTTTGATCCCACCCAAGAATCGCTCGAGCTTGTCGAGCTCGTCGGTGAGCTTCGCGACTTCTTTCTTAGGAAGCAGATCGAAGGTGCCTTGTTGACGCATCCCTTCGAGCTCGCGAAGGCGCGCGATACGCTTTTGAATCGTTGCGAAATTGGTAAGCGTGCCACCTAGCCAACGCTGATTGACGAAAAACGTTCCACAGCGCTCGGCCTCTTCTTTAACGGCGTCTTGCGCTTGCTTCTTGGTGCCGACGAACAGAATGACTTTGTTCGACGCGGCCATCCCTTTGACGACCTCGTAGACCTCGCGCACGCGCGCAATCGTCTTCGAGAGATCGATGATGTAGATGCCGTTACGCTCTTGGAAGATGTACGGCTTCATCTTGGGGTTCCAGCGTCGCGTCTGGTGACCGAAGTGCACGCCTGCTTCGAGCAGCTCGCGCATGGTGATGACCTGATTTCCGGCGGCGGCTTCGCTAGCTGGAATCGCCTGCTCGGCAGCCTCGAGGGTTTCCACTGGGATTGGGATCCTTTCTGGTCCATGGCGGGGGAGGACATCCTGTCGACCCGACCCGGGGGACCATAGCGCCCGGCCTCATGCCGGGCGAATTTGGGCAACCGCGACAGTATACTATGCCGCCGCCCCTCGGGACAATCGCTCGCGCTCAGATCGAGACGATCGAATCGCCCCCCTCGCCCGCGCGGAAGCCCGGCATATAGAAGGTCGGAAGAAAGAGATACTTCGTCCCGGCCTGCCGCTTGCGCACCACTTCCTCGAGGTTCCGGCGCGCTTGCTCGATCGCGGGACGTCCGGCAGCCGGGTACTTATCAAAGATGCGACGGAGCGAGCTGTGGGCTCTTTCGCCCACCATCGTCGCGGCAAAGCTGTCTGCGTCATCGTAGAGCACCCACGATGTCGTAAAGTGGTCCACGTGTACGAACAGGCTAACGAGCGACATCCGCAGCTGAATATCGTAATCGGCATAGCCCGTTTCGGGATCCCAAAGCCCGATTTGTTCATAGAGTTTCTTGCGCATCATGAACGACGTCGGATTGATCGATGTCGCAACGAGTGCGAACGTCGGGTCGAGCCCGTCGATATACACGGATCCATTGAATCCGATGTCGACGCGACTGCCCTCTGGTAAGCGTTTGGTGTAGTGCGCAATGCAGTTCGTATGCGCGACCAGAGCGCCGGTACGTTCGAGCGCATCCGTCAGACGCTCGACGTGATCCGGAAAGAACCGGTCGTCATCGGCACACGCACATATGTACTCCCCGTCGCATGCCTCGATACCAACGTTCATCGCGCGAATGTGCTTGACGTTCTCTTTCCGGTCGAGCAGCTTGATGTTCATGTGCGGAAATCGCGCGCAAACGCCGGCAACCGGCTCGCCGCCGTCGTTTACGACGACGGTCTGAATATTCGGATATGTCTGCGCCGCGACGGCCGCAAGCGCACCCTCGAGTTCAACTTGCCGGTTGTACGTGACGATAATCGCCGAAACGAGCGGTGCGCTCTTCGACCAATCGCTGACGCTGATCCGTAGCGGCGGCGGTTGCCCGATCTGTGCCCGCAACTCCGTCGGCCGTCCGCACGCGCGCAAAGCACCGGCATAGACGGAGCGCCACTGCGAAGGTTCGTAAACGACCGCGCCTCGGATCGCTTCGTGCGCGCCGCTGGTCGAAGCGACGAGCTGTGGAACGTTGCGTTGTGCAAACGCGAGTGCCGCTCCAGGATCCGAGAGCGACGCCGTCACGACCAACGCTGCACCGGAAAGAAGATCGCCGACGTGCGGATCTCCGGCGTCTAAATATTCGGCGCGCACACGCGGCGCGTCACCGCCTGCACAAACGACGAACACGTCGCCTCGCCACTCCTCGAACGCGAACGCGAGCAGCCCCGTCGCAGCAGCAGGGAGCTCAGGCGCCCAAATAACGACGCGCGGCTCGGCGGGCGTGACGGCCGAGAAATCGGGAATCCGTTCGGGCGACGCAAGTATCTCCGTGCACGTCCGGCGACGGCCGAACTGCGCGGCGAAGCGCTCGCGTTCGTTGCTCGACCAGAAAAGTTGTGCGCTTGCGAATTCCGCGAATTCACGCGCGAGGGCGGTCGTCGCGGCATCAAACGCCGTAAGTTGCGCAACCGGGGTTCCCGAGACAACGAGCGTCCCAGCGGCGAGGGCGTCGAACGCCGCACGCCGCTGATCGAGATCGGAAAACTGGGTTAGCAGCGAGGGTGAGACATCGAAGGCGAGGCGGGAACGCGGGTCCTCCCACAGCAGCATCCCGTAGAATAGGTCACCGCGCATTCGGCGCTCGACGAGCCGCGGGTAGGCCTCTTTTAGGTTGCCGACGTCGGCAAAGACGGCATCCAGGGTCGGGAAACGGGCGGCGACGCGAGAGGAGCGCTCGCCGAAGGCTTGGGCCGGCATCCCCTTAGGCTTCGTCCGGCATCGTACGCGGCCCCAGCACGGCCTAGGTCAAGGCTGCCGCGGGCCGACCGATAACCCCAAGTATATGGGCAATTACGAGATTCCGTATTGGCGAACGAAACTGCGCGCCGAGGAACGCGACGCTGTCGCAAGCGCGGTCGAGCAAGGCTGCCTTAGTATGGGCGCCATAACCGAGCGCTTCGAAGCCGCGCTTGCGGATTTCTTCGGCGTCCCCAGCGTCGTGTGTACGACCAGCGGAAGCTCAGCGCTCTTTCTGGCTTGCGCCGGACTTGGGCTCGGACCCGGAGACGAGGTCATACTACCGAACCGCACGTTCGTCGCGACGGCGCACGCCGTTATGCTCACCGGCGCCAGCGTTCGGCTCGTGGACGTTCGTTCGGATTGCACGATCATCGATGAAGACCAGATCGCCGCAGCGATCACACCACGCACGCGTGCAATCTGCGCGGTGCATCTCAACGGCAATCACGCCGACATGGAACGAATCCGCGCGATCGCCCGCAAAGAGGGGCTGGCCGTTTTCGAGGACGCCGCACAAGCGTTTGCCTCGCGTTCACCTCAAGGCTACTTGGGCACGCTTTCCGATGCCGGTTGTTTTTCGCTCGGCGTCACCAAGCTGATTACGACCGGCCAGGGTGGCCTCGTCATCGCGCACACACCGGAGCTGGCAGAGCG comes from Candidatus Baltobacteraceae bacterium and encodes:
- the rpsB gene encoding 30S ribosomal protein S2, encoding METLEAAEQAIPASEAAAGNQVITMRELLEAGVHFGHQTRRWNPKMKPYIFQERNGIYIIDLSKTIARVREVYEVVKGMAASNKVILFVGTKKQAQDAVKEEAERCGTFFVNQRWLGGTLTNFATIQKRIARLRELEGMRQQGTFDLLPKKEVAKLTDELDKLERFLGGIKDMHRLPDALFVVDPKKERIAVLEARKLKIPIIAVVDTNCDPDEVDYLIPGNDDAIRAVKLMVSKIADAIIAGHTEAESSYDSTSYETEEVAP
- a CDS encoding glycosyltransferase family 2 protein, with amino-acid sequence MPAQAFGERSSRVAARFPTLDAVFADVGNLKEAYPRLVERRMRGDLFYGMLLWEDPRSRLAFDVSPSLLTQFSDLDQRRAAFDALAAGTLVVSGTPVAQLTAFDAATTALAREFAEFASAQLFWSSNERERFAAQFGRRRTCTEILASPERIPDFSAVTPAEPRVVIWAPELPAAATGLLAFAFEEWRGDVFVVCAGGDAPRVRAEYLDAGDPHVGDLLSGAALVVTASLSDPGAALAFAQRNVPQLVASTSGAHEAIRGAVVYEPSQWRSVYAGALRACGRPTELRAQIGQPPPLRISVSDWSKSAPLVSAIIVTYNRQVELEGALAAVAAQTYPNIQTVVVNDGGEPVAGVCARFPHMNIKLLDRKENVKHIRAMNVGIEACDGEYICACADDDRFFPDHVERLTDALERTGALVAHTNCIAHYTKRLPEGSRVDIGFNGSVYIDGLDPTFALVATSINPTSFMMRKKLYEQIGLWDPETGYADYDIQLRMSLVSLFVHVDHFTTSWVLYDDADSFAATMVGERAHSSLRRIFDKYPAAGRPAIEQARRNLEEVVRKRQAGTKYLFLPTFYMPGFRAGEGGDSIVSI
- a CDS encoding DegT/DnrJ/EryC1/StrS family aminotransferase, with protein sequence MGNYEIPYWRTKLRAEERDAVASAVEQGCLSMGAITERFEAALADFFGVPSVVCTTSGSSALFLACAGLGLGPGDEVILPNRTFVATAHAVMLTGASVRLVDVRSDCTIIDEDQIAAAITPRTRAICAVHLNGNHADMERIRAIARKEGLAVFEDAAQAFASRSPQGYLGTLSDAGCFSLGVTKLITTGQGGLVIAHTPELAERLRRFRSHGVFDTFDATYERFGFNLKYTDMQASVGLVQLGRVSDKIERHKRFYSEYTDGLTSIPFIRMLEVDLAAGNVPLWAEALVADRENVIRLLAENGIQVRPFLPNLSEATHLSARDEDFPNSRPFARHGIFLPSGPDLPPNAVARTIEVLRSIAGKVHGEAPVLPPRRWAA